A window from Candidatus Rickettsiella viridis encodes these proteins:
- a CDS encoding outer membrane protein encodes MNFNVLSPIGLIDTNTTTNQILSQNSLLANLKMDIYRWGRIMPYVNLGLGASWNESKQQAPFIDPDNPLISVSTASSLQMTSFSYQVGAGLDFLVIKNFWLSLGYNYNNFGRVVVDKLLLLPGIGSDDFLNSLAQPFSFRNLTSQSVQLTGRFIFG; translated from the coding sequence ATGAATTTTAACGTGCTATCTCCTATTGGTCTCATAGATACAAATACAACGACTAACCAGATATTATCACAAAATAGTCTACTCGCTAATTTAAAAATGGATATCTATCGCTGGGGCCGCATTATGCCTTATGTCAACCTAGGTTTGGGTGCTTCTTGGAATGAAAGTAAACAACAAGCGCCTTTCATTGATCCAGATAATCCATTGATATCAGTGTCTACAGCTTCTTCTTTACAAATGACTAGTTTTAGCTATCAAGTGGGTGCCGGATTGGATTTTTTAGTAATTAAAAATTTTTGGCTAAGCTTAGGATATAATTATAATAATTTTGGTCGTGTTGTAGTGGATAAGCTTTTACTTTTACCAGGTATAGGAAGCGATGATTTTTTAAACTCACTTGCGCAACCTTTTAGTTTCAGAAATTTGACGTCCCAAAGTGTTCAGTTAACTGGACGTTTTATATTTGGTTAA
- a CDS encoding ankyrin repeat domain-containing protein: MPNLQKLEYVAKQDHYKELIETLFKAEDAKVDAKNDQGQTLLHLAVATGDQAAVELLIERGAAINAKDNRQVTPLHLAAFSGHKAIVELLIKRGAAVNAKDYNQRTPLHMVLFGRVVEATEAAADAVLTESKVEVNAHGTINQSASLPVAFFGDHEAVAKVLIENRAEVDAKDNKQMNPLHVAASTGCEVITRVLIEKGVAVNAVDEDKRTSLYLAVYHGHQAVVELLIENGAAINAKSINKLTPLHMAAFGGHERIAAMLIKNKAEVNVEDESKRTPLHQAAEYGHQAVVELLIEKGAFVNAKDVNKLTPLHLVALEGNEAIAAVLIERQGRG; encoded by the coding sequence AGATGCAAAAGTTGATGCCAAAAATGATCAGGGGCAAACCTTGTTACACCTGGCCGTCGCAACGGGTGACCAAGCTGCGGTGGAGCTGTTAATCGAGCGAGGGGCCGCGATTAATGCTAAAGATAATCGTCAGGTAACTCCTTTACACTTGGCTGCCTTTAGTGGTCACAAGGCTATTGTGGAGTTGTTAATCAAGAGAGGAGCCGCGGTTAATGCTAAAGATTATAACCAACGAACCCCTTTACATATGGTTCTCTTCGGGAGGGTTGTTGAGGCGACTGAGGCTGCAGCTGATGCTGTATTAACTGAAAGTAAGGTTGAAGTTAATGCGCATGGCACTATTAACCAGAGTGCTTCTTTACCTGTAGCTTTTTTCGGTGATCATGAGGCCGTTGCGAAAGTGTTGATCGAGAACAGGGCGGAAGTTGATGCTAAAGATAATAAGCAGATGAACCCCTTACATGTGGCTGCCAGCACGGGTTGTGAAGTTATTACCAGGGTATTAATCGAGAAAGGGGTTGCTGTTAATGCTGTAGATGAGGATAAAAGGACCTCTTTATATCTAGCCGTTTATCATGGTCACCAGGCTGTTGTAGAGTTGTTAATCGAGAACGGAGCTGCCATTAATGCTAAAAGTATTAACAAGCTAACCCCCTTACACATGGCCGCCTTTGGTGGTCACGAGCGTATTGCAGCGATGCTAATCAAGAATAAGGCTGAAGTTAATGTCGAAGATGAAAGTAAGAGAACCCCTTTACACCAGGCTGCCGAATATGGGCACCAGGCTGTTGTAGAATTATTAATTGAGAAAGGGGCTTTCGTTAATGCTAAAGATGTTAATAAGCTGACTCCTTTGCACTTGGTTGCCTTAGAGGGTAATGAGGCTATTGCAGCAGTGTTAATCGAGAGACAAGGCAGAGGTTAA
- a CDS encoding pilin → MKTIRKNQRGLTLLELMIVIAIIGILASIAIPSYQNYSNRAKFSEVIQATGPFKLAVATCVQEHGNLSACGGPGQNGLPNNLKAQDPAKGYVASVEMGKNGQIIATSQRIRVNKLDQFTYILTPTYQADGQLRWDISGTCVQQGLCKVE, encoded by the coding sequence ATGAAAACAATCAGAAAAAACCAACGTGGGCTTACGCTACTGGAGCTTATGATTGTTATCGCTATCATTGGTATTTTGGCGTCGATTGCCATTCCTAGCTATCAAAATTATAGTAACCGCGCTAAGTTTTCTGAGGTTATTCAAGCGACGGGGCCTTTCAAGCTAGCCGTGGCGACGTGCGTACAAGAACACGGTAATTTAAGTGCTTGCGGTGGCCCAGGCCAAAATGGCTTGCCCAATAATCTCAAGGCCCAAGATCCAGCAAAAGGCTATGTGGCTAGCGTAGAAATGGGTAAAAATGGCCAGATTATTGCGACTTCACAACGTATTCGCGTGAATAAGCTCGATCAATTTACCTATATCTTAACCCCCACTTATCAAGCAGATGGGCAATTACGCTGGGATATCAGCGGCACTTGCGTGCAACAGGGTTTGTGTAAGGTCGAATAG